The genome window CGGATCGTTCGTCGGTCCCGAAGAAGTTGCTCAGTTCGTCCGCGGCATATTCAACGACCGTATTGCCAAGCGTGATGCGCATCTCACGTGGGCTGCCGAGGTCACGTCGAACATCGACATCGACAAACTTCGTGCGCAGCAAGGCGGCGGCGATGTGCTCGAAGTGCTCGACGACGACGACAAGAAGGGTCGCAACGCCACGTCGAAGGCGCCGTCGCAGTCGCATTCGCAACCGATCGCGAGGGGCGCATCGGGTCTTCCGGCGCCGAACGAACGTTCGTCGGTGTCGGGCCTCATGGCAGCCGATTCGCTCATGGATGATGACGAGGACATTCCCACGACGGTGGCGACTCGTGATCACATGGAGAAGGCTGCGGCGGCGGGTGCGATGCGTATGCCCGGCCCGGCGGATTTCCGCACGGGGCCGAAGCCCGCGGCAGGCATGCCGGCGGCGGGCATGGCGACGACACCGATGCCCGCGTATCCGGGTCCTGGTGGCCGAGACGAACGCACGGCGGCGCTTCCGAGCGGCATGGGTGCTGGCGAGGACTTTGACGATCTCAACTCGACGATCGCGATGCCGGCGAATGCCAAGATCCCCGATCCCGGTCCGCCGAGAAACTTCAATCAACCCCCCAAGCCGGCGGCTGGTTTCGGCGGTTTTTCGCCGCCAACGCCGTCGCAACCTCCGCCGGGTTTCAACGGACAACCCGTATCCGCGCAGCCGGGTTACGGTTTCGGTCAGCCGCCGCCGCCGAATTTTCAGCCGCAGCAACCGACGGCTGCGTTTCCAAGCGTTCCGCCGTCGGGGCCCACGCCGCATCAGCAACAACAGATGGCGCAGGCGATGTACGGTCGCGGTGGGCAGTCGCAAATCGAAACGGCGATGTCGCTGCCACGTCCCGATCCGGCGCAGCTCTGGATGGCGCAGCAACAGGCCGCCGGTTTGCACCAGCCGAAACGCAACACCGGCGTGCTCATCCTCGTCGTGACGCTCGTCGCGCTCAGCATCATCGGCATCGGCGTCCTCGTTTATTTCAAACTCAAAGCACCAGCGCCTTCTACTCCGACGAAGGTGCCAGAAACGACGAGCGCCCCAAGTGCCGTCGTGCCTGCAGCCACGACACCTGCACCCGTGGCGACACCCGCGCCTACGCCAGCGCCAGAGGCAAGCGCATCGGCCGCGCCTGCCGAGCAACCTCAGGCAGCCCCGACGACACCGCCGGCAGCCGTGCCCGCTGGCACCGCCGCGGCCAAACCTGCAGGCACGCCAGCTCCAGCGGCAACGCCAACAACGACGGCTCCTGCAGGCGGCGGCGAACCAGGCTTCTTGACCATCGTGTGCAACCCCTTCTGCGACGACGTGCTCGACAACGGCCGATCGCTCGGCCCTTCGCCGATCGTGCATCTCTCGGTCAAACCCGGCTCGCATCGTGTCACGCTGAAGAAGGGCACGATGACCAAGACCGTGTCCGTCATCGTCGTTTCCGGTCAGGTCACCGCGCAGCGCGTCTCCATGAAGTGACCGCGGTTTGGGCCTTCAAACCGTTCGTAAAACCTCGCCATGTCGAGCGCCGCATCGATGCGTGCGCGCGCGCTTTGACCTAAGTTGCTGTCCCTATGATCCAGCGATCGCGAAACGCTCGCCCCAAGGGACATGCAAATGCGCCCGGTCGAACGGAAGAGAAGGTCGTGCGCATCGACACGTTGGCCGCTGGCGGGGCGGGTGTAGGCAGTCTCGAGGACGGCCTGCGCGTCTTCGTTCCAGGCACCGCTCCGGGCGAACACGTCGTCGCGGCCATTCAACGGGGCAACTCTCCTGCGCGCGGCCGCTTGCTTCGGATCGTCGAGCCTGGGCCGGATCGCCGAGAGCCACCGTGCCCACATGTCGAAAGCTGCGGCGGGTGCGACTTCATGCACCTTTCAGAAGCGGCTCAACAGCACTGGCATGCCGAAATCGTTCGCAATGCCGTCGCGCATGCGATCGGTTCGTCGCCTCCGCCCATCCGCGTTCATCCCGCGGCCGAGCCGCTTCGATATCGCACCCGAGCTCGGCTCTTCGTGCGCAATGAGCGAGGCCGCATGCGCGTCGGTTATCGCGCCGCGGCGTCCCATCAAGTCGTCGACGTCCGCTCTTGTGTCGTGCTCGACCCGTCCATCGCCGTGGCGCTCGACGATGTGCCCGCCGTTTTGGCTGGATCCACCGGTGAAGGTGACGTCCAGATCGCGCGCGGCGCAGCAGGGCGTCTGTGCATCGACGTGGTTTGGCGTGGCGAACTGTCTCCGAGCGCGTGGGCTGCGATGGATCAGCACATCAAGAGCGGAGCGTGGGCAGGAGCTCGCGTGCGTCTCGACGGCGTCAAGGTGCCAGCCACCTTTGGCGACCCGCGCGCGATCCTCGAAGGCGCCGACGGCGAGCCGCTCGTGATCGCGGCCGGCTCGTTCGCACAACCCTCCGACGAAGGTGCCAACCAATTGGCCCGGCGCGTGTTCGATCTGTGCCGCAGCGATCCCGATGCTCCGGCGACGACCGACAGCGCTTCGCTCGGCACGGTCGTCGAGCTCTTTTCTGGCAGTGGTACGTTCTCCGTGCTTCTCGCACGCGCGGCGACTGCGTTTTTCTCCGTCGAAGCGAGCGAGGAAGCAGCCACGGCTGCGCGGCAAAACCTATTGGCGCGAGGTTTGTCCGGAAAAGTCACCGTTGCGGACGCCGACAAGTTTCCCATTGCTTCGAGCGCCGATGTCGTCGTCCTCGATCCACCGCGATCGGGCGCGGCTGGAGCTGCTGCGGCGATCGCTTCTTCGCGCGCCACCCGCGTCGTCTACGTCGCATGCGATCCAGCCACGCTTTCTCGCGATCTCGGCACCCTCGTCCGCGCCGGGTTTGCCCTCACGCACCTCGAGACGGTCGAGCTGTTCCCGCAAACCAGTCACGTCGAGACCCTTGCGCGCCTCGTTCGCTCGCGCGGCGAAGGCCGTCCTTCTCGGGCTCGTCGCGACTGACTGCGCTATCCTGCCCGCGCATGATCCACCGCGTCGACGATCGGCTTCGGGACGAAGCGCGCCGCTTTCGGCTCGTATTCGCGTGTGACGATTGCGCGCAATACGATGCCGAACGCGACCGTTGTTCGCTCGAATATCCGCACGCGATGCATCGCGCTCGGGATTTGGATCACTGCTCGGAAGTCACTTTTTGCAAAGCATTCGAACTGCGTTGAGCTCCGAACGAGGTTTGTCGCAAAGTAACCTGTCTGGCCGTGATGGTCGGTCGCATCCACCGTCGCTTCGGCGTCTCGTCGAGCGCACGGTACGGGATGACAAACTCTTTGCGCGGGGCGACGTGGTGCTGGTCGCTTGTTCGGGAGGACCGGATTCGACGGCGCTCCTGCATGTATTGGCGCTTTTGCGCAAGACCTTGGGCCACGTCGTCGTCGCGCACGGAGTCGATCACGGCCTCAGGCCCGAGGCTTCGCGCGAGCTCGCGATGGCGGGCGATCTCTGCAAAAAGCTCGACGTATCGTTTGAGGTCACACGGGTTGACGTCGCGCCTGGATCGAACTTACAAGCTCGTGCTCGCGAGGCGCGGCATCAAGCGCTTCAACGAGCGGCCATTCGAGCGGGAGCGTGCGTCGTTGCGACGGGCCACACCGCCGATGATCGTGCGGAAACCGTGCTCTTGCGTCTTTTGCGTGGAGCCGGTCCGCGCGGTCTTGCCGTTCTTTCCTCGCGTGCGTCGTCACCCGTGATGCTGGAAAAACCGCAAGAAGCCCGCGACTTGATTCGCCCGATCATCCGTGCGCGACGCAGCGACGTCATGGCACACGTTCGGCGACACGATCTCGCGTGCGCGGAGGATCCATCCAATGCCGATCCGCGCTTTTTGCGCGTACGCATTCGCCGCGAGCTTTTGCCGCTGCTCGAGGACATGTCGCCGCGTGTCATCGACCATCTCTGTGCACTTGCGGACATGCTTTCCGAGGTCTGTCCGGACGAAGACCCGCTTGCAGAGCTTGGGCGGGCGCAGCGCGACATGATCGAGCGGGCGCGTCGATCAGGTGAACGAAGTGTGAAGATTCGTAAGAAGGGGGGGCAAGATGTGGACGTAGCCTTTGCAAAAGGAAAAATCGTCCTTATCGACAGGGATTGATTCGGTTTGGGGCGGCGGACGCCATCGGCGTTCCGACTCCGCACATCGGGTCGCTGCGCTTTCGTCGACGGGCTTGCTGCCGCGTGGCATGCTGGTCTCGATAAGCGTTACATTTGAACGCAGTCTATTCGTTCCCACTCAGGAGTTCGGGGCGAAGGGCGCCGAAGGCGACCCGGAGCCACAAAAGTTCAACCTGAGGCGAGCCTCCCGAGGGTTTTCGTGAAGCAATCGCACAAGACGCTGCTGCTCTGGGTCCTGCTGATCATGATGTTTCTCGTGATCTGGCAGTTTTTGAGCCCGGATCGGCCGCCTGCTACGCAAGTCGCATTCAGTCAATTCATGGCTCAGGTTCACGCTGATCGCGAAAAAGAGCCGCACGTCGAGAACGTCACGATCAAGGATCGTGAATACACGTTTTGGGTGAAAGACCCGAAAACCAACTCGAAAACGAAGCAAGTGACGATTGGCCCGGTCGCCAACGATGCACTCACCAAGGACCTCGTCGAACACAAGGTTGCGGTGAGCTTCGAGAAGGAAGACGCGTCGCCGTTCTGGTCGGGCGCGCTCGTGACCATCCTGCCGATGGTTTTCCTTTTGGTGATGTTTTACCTGTTCATGCGGCAGCTTCAGGCCGGCGGCGGCAAAGCGATGAGCTTTGGCAAGTCGCGCGCGCGGCTTTTGTCCGAGTCGCAGAACAAGATCACGTTCGCCGACGTCGCGGGCATCGACGAAGCCAAGGACGAGCTCGAGGAAATCATCGCGTTCCTCAAAGATCCGAAGAAGTTCCAGAAGCTCGGTGGACGCATTCCCAAAGGCGTCCTTTTGATGGGTCCGCCTGGTACCGGTAAAACCCTCCTCGCCAAGGCCATTGCAGGCGAAGCGGGCGTTCCGTTCTTCTCGATCTCGGGCTCGGACTTCGTCGAAATGTTCGTTGGCGTCGGCGCAAGCCGCGTGCGTGACCTCTTCGAGCAAGGCAAGAAGCATGCGCCTTGCATCATCTTCATCGACGAGATCGACGCTGTGGGTCGCCATCGCGGCGCGGGTCTCGGCGGTGGTCACGACGAACGCGAGCAGACGCTCAATCAGCTCCTCGTCGAGATGGACGGCTTCGAATCCAACGAGGGCGTCATCATCATTGCCGCGACAAACCGTCCCGACGTGCTCGATCCTGCAATCCTGCGTCCGGGCCGTTTCGATCGCCGCATCACCGTGAACCGTCCCGACATTCGCGGTCGCGAAGGCATTCTCTCCGTGCACACGAAGAAAGTTCCGCTCGGCACCGACGTCGTGCTCGAAACGATTGCGCGAGGCACGCCTGGGTTTGTCGGGGCAGACCTCGAGAACCTCGTCAACGAAGCGGCGCTTCTTGCTGCTCGACAGGACAAGGACTTCGTTTCGATGATCGACTTCGAGATGGCCAAGGACAAAGTCCTGATGGGCTCCGAGCGTCGCTCGATGATCATCTCCGAGGAAGAGAAGTGGAACACGGCTGTCCACGAAGCTGGTCACGCCATCATGATGATCGCGAACGAGCATCATGATCCCGTCCACAAGGTGACGATCATTCCGCGCGGGCGAACGCTTGGCGTCACGATGCCGCTGCCTCGTGGCGACGTCCTGAGCCGCACGAAGGAGCAGTTCGAGGCGCAGATTCAATCGGCGCTCGGTGGGCGCATTGCAGAAGAGATCTTCTTCGGCAAGCTCACGACCGGTGCGTCGAACGATATCCGCCAGCTCACGCACATCGCGCGGGCGATGGTGTGCGAGTACGGCATGAGCAAGCTCGGGCCGCTTGCGTACGGCGGCGAGGAAGGCTCGATCTTCCTGGGCCGTGATTACACGCAGCGCAGCCAGGACTACTCGGACGAAACTGCGCGTCAGATCGACGAAGAGGTTCGTCGCATCATCGACGAGCAGTACCAGATCGTGAAAAACACGCTGCTCGAGAAGCGTGATCGCCTCGAAGCGATTGCGAAGGCGCTGCTCGAACGCGAGGCGCTCGATGCCGAGGAGCTGAAGACTGTCTTCGAAGGTGGCGAGCTTTCCGAAAAACAACGCGTCGTCATCCCGACGTACGCGGAGCGCGAGAAGGCAGCGAAGGAAAAGC of Polyangiaceae bacterium contains these proteins:
- the ftsH gene encoding ATP-dependent zinc metalloprotease FtsH, which encodes MMFLVIWQFLSPDRPPATQVAFSQFMAQVHADREKEPHVENVTIKDREYTFWVKDPKTNSKTKQVTIGPVANDALTKDLVEHKVAVSFEKEDASPFWSGALVTILPMVFLLVMFYLFMRQLQAGGGKAMSFGKSRARLLSESQNKITFADVAGIDEAKDELEEIIAFLKDPKKFQKLGGRIPKGVLLMGPPGTGKTLLAKAIAGEAGVPFFSISGSDFVEMFVGVGASRVRDLFEQGKKHAPCIIFIDEIDAVGRHRGAGLGGGHDEREQTLNQLLVEMDGFESNEGVIIIAATNRPDVLDPAILRPGRFDRRITVNRPDIRGREGILSVHTKKVPLGTDVVLETIARGTPGFVGADLENLVNEAALLAARQDKDFVSMIDFEMAKDKVLMGSERRSMIISEEEKWNTAVHEAGHAIMMIANEHHDPVHKVTIIPRGRTLGVTMPLPRGDVLSRTKEQFEAQIQSALGGRIAEEIFFGKLTTGASNDIRQLTHIARAMVCEYGMSKLGPLAYGGEEGSIFLGRDYTQRSQDYSDETARQIDEEVRRIIDEQYQIVKNTLLEKRDRLEAIAKALLEREALDAEELKTVFEGGELSEKQRVVIPTYAEREKAAKEKRRQTSIFGAPKPAPST
- the tilS gene encoding tRNA lysidine(34) synthetase TilS; translation: MSGRDGRSHPPSLRRLVERTVRDDKLFARGDVVLVACSGGPDSTALLHVLALLRKTLGHVVVAHGVDHGLRPEASRELAMAGDLCKKLDVSFEVTRVDVAPGSNLQARAREARHQALQRAAIRAGACVVATGHTADDRAETVLLRLLRGAGPRGLAVLSSRASSPVMLEKPQEARDLIRPIIRARRSDVMAHVRRHDLACAEDPSNADPRFLRVRIRRELLPLLEDMSPRVIDHLCALADMLSEVCPDEDPLAELGRAQRDMIERARRSGERSVKIRKKGGQDVDVAFAKGKIVLIDRD
- a CDS encoding class I SAM-dependent RNA methyltransferase; the protein is MIQRSRNARPKGHANAPGRTEEKVVRIDTLAAGGAGVGSLEDGLRVFVPGTAPGEHVVAAIQRGNSPARGRLLRIVEPGPDRREPPCPHVESCGGCDFMHLSEAAQQHWHAEIVRNAVAHAIGSSPPPIRVHPAAEPLRYRTRARLFVRNERGRMRVGYRAAASHQVVDVRSCVVLDPSIAVALDDVPAVLAGSTGEGDVQIARGAAGRLCIDVVWRGELSPSAWAAMDQHIKSGAWAGARVRLDGVKVPATFGDPRAILEGADGEPLVIAAGSFAQPSDEGANQLARRVFDLCRSDPDAPATTDSASLGTVVELFSGSGTFSVLLARAATAFFSVEASEEAATAARQNLLARGLSGKVTVADADKFPIASSADVVVLDPPRSGAAGAAAAIASSRATRVVYVACDPATLSRDLGTLVRAGFALTHLETVELFPQTSHVETLARLVRSRGEGRPSRARRD
- a CDS encoding protein kinase; the protein is MALPPPRPAAARTGGPAAATTNAPSSSSSSGPRSKDADKDQPKTFFLGRYRVVDEIGVGGMASVHLARMDGPGGFQKWVAIKRIHPHLVEDDQFVDMFLDEARIAAGINHANVAQVFDLGKDDNTYWIAMEYLHGEPLREVMRQAEERRMNITPELAARICADAAEGLHAAHELRGKNGQLLGLVHRDVTPHNLFVTYDGYTKVVDFGIAKVADRLASTRAGTLKGKLAYMSPEQVRGADVDRTTDVFALGVVLWELTTNQRLFRMDTDLDTLEKVQACIVPPPSSIIRGYPPGLEQVVLKALAKNKKDRYATAREFSRALQGFLMQRGSFVGPEEVAQFVRGIFNDRIAKRDAHLTWAAEVTSNIDIDKLRAQQGGGDVLEVLDDDDKKGRNATSKAPSQSHSQPIARGASGLPAPNERSSVSGLMAADSLMDDDEDIPTTVATRDHMEKAAAAGAMRMPGPADFRTGPKPAAGMPAAGMATTPMPAYPGPGGRDERTAALPSGMGAGEDFDDLNSTIAMPANAKIPDPGPPRNFNQPPKPAAGFGGFSPPTPSQPPPGFNGQPVSAQPGYGFGQPPPPNFQPQQPTAAFPSVPPSGPTPHQQQQMAQAMYGRGGQSQIETAMSLPRPDPAQLWMAQQQAAGLHQPKRNTGVLILVVTLVALSIIGIGVLVYFKLKAPAPSTPTKVPETTSAPSAVVPAATTPAPVATPAPTPAPEASASAAPAEQPQAAPTTPPAAVPAGTAAAKPAGTPAPAATPTTTAPAGGGEPGFLTIVCNPFCDDVLDNGRSLGPSPIVHLSVKPGSHRVTLKKGTMTKTVSVIVVSGQVTAQRVSMK